CGCCGCTCGACGTCGACCGCTACGACATCGACGGGCAGGTGCACGACACCGTCAGCGGCATCCGCGACATCAACGTTGCCGGTCTCGATGGCGGCGCGCAGTCGTGGGTCAACACGACGCTCGTGTACACGCACGGGTACGGCCTCGTCGCCGCCTACGGCAACCAGCGGATGCCGGACGGCACGCCGCTGCTCATGGAGGGCAACATGCCCACCATGGGCGAGCTGCCCGACTACCGGCCGCAGGTGTACTTCGGTGAGAACTCGCCCGAATACTCGATCGTCGGTCAGCCGGAAGGCTCCTCGCCGATCGAGTTCGACCACGTCTCCGGCGAAGACGGGCAGAGCCAGACTTACACGACGTTCGACGAGGAGGGCGGGCCGAGCATCGGCAACTTCTTCAACCGCCTCATCTACTCGATCAAGTTCCAGTCTGAGCAGATCCTCCTTTCCGAGTACGTCACCGAGGAGTCGCAGATCCTCTACGACCGCGATCCGGCGCTCCGCGTCGCCAAGGTTGCGCCGTACCTCAACATCGACACCGACCCCTATGCGTCGGTCGTCGACGGCCGGCTCATGTGGATCATCGATGGGTACACGACCACAGACGCGTACCCGTATTCGACGCAGCAGTCGATGCAGCAGCTGATCGCCGACACGCCAGCGGCTCCGCTCCCGGGCCAGGCGAGTGCCATCAACTACATCCGCAACTCGGTCAAGGCGACGGTCGACGCCTACAGCGGCGAGGTCACGCTCTACGCATGGGATGAGGAAGACCCGATCCTGCAGACCTGGTCGAAGGTCTTTCCCACCACGATCCAGCCGATGACTGAGATGTCGGGAGACCTGCTCAGTCACGTGCGGTATCCGACCGACATGTTCAAGGTGCAGCGGGCGACCCTCGCTACGTACCACGTGACCGACCCGGTCGCGTTCTACAACCGGCAGAACGCGTGGGAGCTGCCCCAGGATCCGACTGCGGGTGCGACCGATGGCCGCATCCAGAGCCCGTACTACCTGACGACGCAGATGCCTGACCAGGATTCGGCGTACGCCCTGTACTCGACGTACATTCCGCGCGTCAACCAGGGTGGTCAAACGAGAAACGTGCTCACGGGTTACCTGTCGGCGAATGCCAACGCGGGATCGACCGATGGCACCGTCGCCGAGGACTACGGACGACTGACGCTGCTGCAGGTCACGAACGACAACATCCCCGGCCCGGGTCAGGTGCAGAACAGCTTCAACTCCGATCCGGTCGTGGCGAACCAGTTGAACCTGCTTGAGCGCGGCGGGCAGACAGAGGTCTTGCGCGGCAACCTGCTGACGTTGCCGGTCGGCGGTGGGTTCCTGTTCGTGCAACCCGTCTACGTGCAGTCGACGGGGCAGACGAGCTACCCGCTGCTGCGGCGCGTGCTCGTGGCATTCGGTGAACGCGTCGCTTTCGAGGACACCCTCGACCAGGCGCTCGACACGCTGTTCGGCGGCGATTCGGGTGCCGACGCGGGCGATGAGGAGGTCGCCCCGGACGACGGTGAGGGCGGCGGCACCGAACCCGATCCGGCGCTCAGCGCGGCTGATCGCCTGAACGAGGCGCTCGACGAGGCTGCGCAGGCGCTCGAGGACCGCACCAACGCCTATGCGTCGAACGATCTCGTCGCGGCGGCGGAGGCCGACTCGCGGCTTCAGGCGGCGCTCGCCGAGGCCGACGCAGCGAACGCCGAGCTCCAGGCAGAACTGGGCAACCCGGTGGAGGATCCCGGCGCGGGCGACACCGCCGACGCGACCGACGACGAGGCGGGCGACACGGGCGCCGATCCGGAGGCGACTCCGTAGCGACGACCGAGGTGGGCGCGCCGGGCGGGCGAGAGCGATCTCGCCCGCCCGGCGCGCCCTGTGGCCCCTGGGATGCTCCGCATGGCTCGGATTCGGGGTAGGGACACGCCCGGTACACGCCCGTCAAACTTCAACTGGACATGACTGAACGACTCGTGTACGTTTATCTCTTGTGCCGCGGGGTGGAGCAGTTCGGTAGCTCGCCGGGCTCATAACCCGGAGGTCGTAGGTTCAAATCCTGCCCCCGCAACCAAATGTGGCCCCTGGCCTGGGAATCTCCCAGGCCAGGGGCCATTGTCATTGGCCCCGGCAGATGTGGTTCCTTGGCCCCTCGGGTGTGGTTATTTGAGCTTGTCGAAAGGCCGCGCGCATCCACGACCGAATCGGACACCTGCTACCGAACGTTCGGTCGCATATGTCCGACTCGGTAGCTGATCGCCCCTCCTTCGTGCCGCGTCGCGGTGCCATGACCAATGTGGGGGATACGCGGCTGCAGTGACCATTGCCATCCGCGATCGACTGGTGAACGCCGAAGTCGCGGTCTCGAAGGACTGGATCAGGCCCGCGGACGCCGGATGCTGGACGTGTCGGTGGTGGGCGGGGTCGGTCTCCCCGCGGGGCGCGGCTTTGCGATAATGAGTGGGTGATCGAGATCCGCGGGGCCGGCGTCGTCGAGGGCGATGTGACCTTGCTCGCCCCGACATCGAGCCGCGTGGCGCAGGGCGGCGCCCTGGTCGTACGGGGGCCGAACGGGTCGGGCAAATCGACCCTGCTCCAGCTCGTGGCCGGCCTGCGCGTGCCGACCACCGGATCGCTCATCGTGGCGGGCGATGCGCCGCGACCGCGCAGTCCGGAGTTCCGCCGCCGAGTCGCCGCACTCGTCGCCACCCCGCCCCTCGCGCGCGACCTGACACTCGCCGAGCACATCGATCTGGTCGCGGCAACCTGGTCGGGGCCAGGTCGCCACGTGGCCGGCGGGCGGGTCCTCGACGAGCTCGATCTTGGTCGCCTGGCGACGCGCTTCCCGCACGAACTGTCCTCGGGGCAGCAGCAGCTCTTCACGGTCGCGCTCGTCCTGGCACGACCGAGCGAGGTGCTCGTGTTCGACGAGCCCGAGCACCGGCTCGACGACGACCGAGTGCAGTCGGTTGCGGCGGCCATCGCCGCGCGCCGCGCCGCGGGTGCCACCGTCGTGGTGGCGACGCACGACGACGCCGTCGAGGCGGGCGTCGGCGGCGACGTGCTTCACCTGGGGCGAGCCGCCGCGTGAGGGAACGCGCGTTCCGCGTCTACGCCGTCGCAATGGTCTGCGCGGTCGCTGTCGTGCCCCTCGCCCGCGCGGTCTGGCTGTCGCTTGCTGGGGCCGGCGGGCTCCACCTCGCCGCGGCGGCGACGCCGGCGACCGTCGTGATTGCGATCGCCTGCCTGTGGTCCGGCGCACTCATCGCCGGGGGCATGCGGGGGCCCGCGCTGTTGCGACCGTTCCCGACCTGGGTGCGCGCCTCGAGCGACCGCTCGCGGGTGCGCGACTTCGGGCCTGCCACCCTGCGAGGCGGCGCCGTCGTAACCGCTGCGACGACGGTCACTGCGGCGGCCATCGCGACGGCGTTCATCTCGAACGGCCTCGCGGCGCCCCTCGCCGCCGTGCCGATCGCGGGCGCCGGGGCGCTGATCGGCGTCCTCGCATCCGTCGCCTGGCTCGCCGGGCAATCGCTGGGGGCATCGAGCCGCGCAGCGGGGACAGGCGCCATGATCGCGGCGGCGGGTGTCGTCGCTGCGCTCGCCTCCGGCTCGATCCCGCAGTCCGCTGCTCCTGCCGCGACGGTCGCGGCGTGGGCCGCACTTCCGCTGCCGACGCTGCTGGCGGGGCTCGCCGTGCTCGCCGTCGCGCTCACCGGGTGCGTGCCATGGCTGCTGAACCGCCTCGAGCCCGCTCTGCTCGTCAGACAGGCGGTGCGGGCGGACGCTGCCTCCGGGTATGCGGAAGTGTTCGAGCTCGGTGGCGCGCTCTCGCTCTACCGCGCGGTTCCGAGCGCCGGGCGCCGCGTGCGCGCGGTCGGCCGTCATCGGATGCTCGCGGTCGCGTTCGCCCGGCGTGACGCGGTCGGAACGTTGCGCTCGCCGTGGCGTCTCGCCGCCGGCGTCGCGGGGCTCGCCGCGGCCGGCGTCTCGGTGTTGGCGGCCGCGGGGTTCGCCGTCGCAGCGGCCGATGCCGCCGGGGGAGTCGCCGCGGGCGTCGGCGGTGGCGCGGCATGGCCGCTCGGTGCGCTCGCCGGGGTGCTCGCCTACGCCGCGTTCGGTTCCTTCACCGACGGCGTGCGTCACGCGGCCGATGCCGCCGAGACGACCGCGCTCTACGGCGTCGGCGACGGAACTCTCATGATGCTGCACGCGATCTTCCCCCTCGTGGCCGGCGTCGGGATCCTCGTGCTCGTCGCGATCGTCGCGGC
This sequence is a window from Pseudoclavibacter endophyticus. Protein-coding genes within it:
- a CDS encoding UPF0182 family membrane protein, which codes for MTASASASPGQPTDRGTPRKRRPLVTTLVVVIALIAVFFWFSGFYADILWYDQLGALSVLLTQWGAGAVMFLIGLVAMAVPVIINLQIAYRARPVYAKLNDQLDRYQQVIEPLRRVAMFGVPILIGLVAGLVASGAWPTVIQWMHATPFGVADPRFGFDISFYVFHLPFWRGVIAFASAVTMVSLLLTAATTYLYGGIRVTGRDVVISKSARMHVAILAGLYLLLQAVSIWFDRYALLTSYNERWTGAMYTDTMARIPGLAVLAGACAIVAVLFFIAAVIGRWRLPLAGLALVLVVGLVVGVGYPWAVQQFQVGPSEQALEQPYIEDNIEATRSAYGIDDVEVVPYDAQTSVSPGQLREDAETTSNIRIVDPALVQPTFAQLHQERTYYQFNSPLDVDRYDIDGQVHDTVSGIRDINVAGLDGGAQSWVNTTLVYTHGYGLVAAYGNQRMPDGTPLLMEGNMPTMGELPDYRPQVYFGENSPEYSIVGQPEGSSPIEFDHVSGEDGQSQTYTTFDEEGGPSIGNFFNRLIYSIKFQSEQILLSEYVTEESQILYDRDPALRVAKVAPYLNIDTDPYASVVDGRLMWIIDGYTTTDAYPYSTQQSMQQLIADTPAAPLPGQASAINYIRNSVKATVDAYSGEVTLYAWDEEDPILQTWSKVFPTTIQPMTEMSGDLLSHVRYPTDMFKVQRATLATYHVTDPVAFYNRQNAWELPQDPTAGATDGRIQSPYYLTTQMPDQDSAYALYSTYIPRVNQGGQTRNVLTGYLSANANAGSTDGTVAEDYGRLTLLQVTNDNIPGPGQVQNSFNSDPVVANQLNLLERGGQTEVLRGNLLTLPVGGGFLFVQPVYVQSTGQTSYPLLRRVLVAFGERVAFEDTLDQALDTLFGGDSGADAGDEEVAPDDGEGGGTEPDPALSAADRLNEALDEAAQALEDRTNAYASNDLVAAAEADSRLQAALAEADAANAELQAELGNPVEDPGAGDTADATDDEAGDTGADPEATP
- a CDS encoding ABC transporter ATP-binding protein; protein product: MIEIRGAGVVEGDVTLLAPTSSRVAQGGALVVRGPNGSGKSTLLQLVAGLRVPTTGSLIVAGDAPRPRSPEFRRRVAALVATPPLARDLTLAEHIDLVAATWSGPGRHVAGGRVLDELDLGRLATRFPHELSSGQQQLFTVALVLARPSEVLVFDEPEHRLDDDRVQSVAAAIAARRAAGATVVVATHDDAVEAGVGGDVLHLGRAAA